From the genome of Xyrauchen texanus isolate HMW12.3.18 chromosome 22, RBS_HiC_50CHRs, whole genome shotgun sequence, one region includes:
- the LOC127662365 gene encoding B2 bradykinin receptor-like, translated as MEQDIQVTTASGFPTISTVVSGNNLTNNTQCPHWEIWDWLYIMQPAYMFIICVLGIFGNVFVLLVFWLHKKACTVAEIYLGNLAAADLLLVSCLPFWAINIASGFNWQFGSLMCRLVNTGIRMNMFCSIYLLVLVSADRYVALVHAMSSGRMRRPWYAKLSCITVWCFGLVLSIPTLHFRDTQYIAELNITACILNYPSTEIGLGCDILLILLGFIIPLLVISYCTYQIIRALHEQVMDRFNAENTERKATVLVLVVLLAFLLCWVPFHLITLLDILMRFGAISGCDAETGLDVSNQICTYLALSNSVLNPILYVIVGKNFRTKVKELIKQVKQGRKDTSGSTRSQLSTLKTLTTY; from the coding sequence ATGGAGCAAGATATCCAAGTTACGACAGCTTCCGGATTTCCTACGATTTCTACGGTGGTCTCCGGGAACAACCTCACCAATAACACCCAATGTCCCCATTGGGAAATATGGGACTGGTTGTACATTATGCAGCCGGCTTATATGTTTATCATATGTGTTTTGGGAATCTTCGGAAATGTCTTCGTCCTCCTGGTGTTTTGGCTCCATAAGAAAGCGTGCACAGTGGCCGAAATCTACCTGGGAAATCTGGCAGCTGCTGACCTCTTATTGGTTTCATGTCTTCCATTCTGGGCCATCAACATTGCAAGTGGTTTTAATTGGCAGTTTGGCTCACTAATGTGTCGTCTGGTCAATACAGGCATTAGAATGAACATGTTTTGCAGTATTTATTTACTCGTTCTGGTTAGTGCCGACCGCTACGTAGCCCTGGTGCACGCCATGTCGAGCGGTCGAATGAGACGACCATGGTATGCCAAGCTCAGTTGCATCACGGTCTGGTGTTTCGGTTTAGTCCTCAGTATCCCAACGCTTCATTTCCGAGATACCCAATACATCGCAGAACTCAACATTACGGCTTGCATCTTAAACTACCCGAGTACGGAGATCGGACTTGGTTGTGACATTCTACTAATCCTGCTTGGTTTTATCATTCCACTATTGGTCATTTCCTATTGCACGTATCAGATCATTCGAGCGTTGCATGAGCAGGTTATGGATCGATTCAATGCAGAGAACACTGAACGGAAGGCCACGGTTCTGGTGCTGGTTGTTCTATTAGCGTTTCTACTGTGTTGGGTCCCGTTCCACCTGATAACTCTACTGGATATTCTGATGCGGTTTGGAGCCATCAGTGGATGTGATGCTGAAACAGGTCTTGATGTTTCCAACCAGATATGCACCTACTTGGCTTTGAGCAACAGCGTGTTGAACCCGATTCTCTATGTGATTGTTGGCAAGAACTTCAGAACGAAAGTTAAAGAATTAATTAAACAAGTTAAACAAGGGAGAAAAGACACAAGTGGTTCTACAAGGTCGCAACTGTCAACGTTAAAGACCCTCACAACATATTAA
- the LOC127662368 gene encoding psychosine receptor-like: MNVTTEWTTTTNMTDSAECHPSEHPEKNYFIALHLIIILIGTPSNLFFLYVSCQHIRQKNELGVYLFNLALSDLLFIMCLPVWIQFTLYDEWLYSRTMCIASVFLLFTNFYSSAILLSCIAVNRYFAVVHPLKFCAFRKRRTAVAISIAAWIFIIIFNATTVVSSSIYDEVNSVCLEIFPLPKTQHPVNVARFVVGFFIPAVVVGFSSWRIYLDVRRNQTLGLTERRHVFKLLGSLLLTLYICFGPVHIMMVLRVLLEKCPYPNWLFISYKLSVMLSMLNCLADPLLYCFMSRMGQASASNALLILRRLWKKENQTKMVMQNDQILRTAEC, from the coding sequence ATGAATGTAACTACGGAATGGACGACTACCACCAACATGACTGATTCCGCTGAATGCCATCCATCTGAACATCCAGAGAAGAATTATTTTATTGCCCTACACCTGATAATAATTCTGATCGGCACCCCATCCAACCTTTTCTTCCTGTATGTGTCGTGCCAGCACATCCGTCAGAAGAATGAACTAGGCGTCTATTTGTTTAATTTGGCACTCTCGGATCTCCTGTTCATCATGTGTTTGCCCGTGTGGATTCAGTTTACGCTATATGATGAATGGCTTTACAGCAGGACTATGTGCATTGCCTCCGTCTTCCTGCTTTTCACTAACTTCTACTCGAGTGCCATCCTGTTGAGCTGCATCGCTGTGAATCGCTATTTCGCAGTGGTTCACCCACTCAAGTTTTGCGCCTTCAGAAAACGCAGGACGGCAGTCGCTATTAGCATTGCTGCTTGGATTTTTATCATCATATTCAATGCAACCACTGTTGTGTCAAGCAGCATCTACGATGAAGTCAATTCAGTTTGCTTGGAGATATTTCCTTTGCCCAAAACACAACACCCGGTTAATGTCGCTCGGTTTGTTGTGGGTTTCTTCATCCCTGCGGTGGTGGTGGGCTTCAGTTCCTGGCGAATCTATCTTGACGTGAGGAGAAATCAAACTCTTGGGTTGACGGAACGTCGCCATGTGTTCAAACTATTGGGAAGTCTTTTACTGACGCTCTACATTTGTTTTGGCCCTGTGCACATCATGATGGTCTTGAGAGTTCTTCTGGAGAAGTGTCCGTATCCAAACTGGCTCTTTATCAGCTATAAGCTCAGCGTCATGCTCTCGATGCTCAATTGTTTGGCCGATCCGCTCCTCTACTGCTTCATGAGCAGAATGGGTCAAGCTAGCGCCTCAAATGCGTTACTCATTCTCAGGAGActttggaagaaagaaaatcagacaaaaatggTCATGCAAAATGACCAAATCCTCCGGACTGCTGAATGTTAG